The following proteins are encoded in a genomic region of Mobula hypostoma chromosome 25, sMobHyp1.1, whole genome shotgun sequence:
- the mrpl20 gene encoding 39S ribosomal protein L20, mitochondrial: MVFLTLSRWIRSRGPDRYWRVQEVLKHARHFRGRKNRCYSLALRAVRRAFLYSTKARKLKKRNMRTLWISRIAAASREHGLKYPILICNLIKSQVELNRKVLADLAVYEPKTFKSLAALAKRRREEGFLDALGDGREPDGIFSRIVHRD, translated from the exons ATGGTTTTCCTCACGCTCTCGCGTTGGATCCGGAGCCGCGGGCCCGATCGATATTGGCGGGTCCAAGAAGTCTTGAAGCACGCacgg CATTTCCGCGGGCGGAAGAATCGATGCTACAGCCTGGCGTTGCGGGCCGTTCGGAGAGCCTTCCTCTACTCCACCAAAGCCAGGAAACTGAAGAAACGGAACATGAGGACG CTTTGGATCAGCAGAATAGCAGCAGCCTCCAGGGAGCATGGGCTGAAATACCCAATACTAATTTGTAATTTGATTAAG AGTCAAGTGGAACTAAATAGGAAAGTACTTGCTGATTTGGCTGTATACGAACCAAAGACATTCAAATCCCTGGCAGCACTAGCAAAgcgaagaagggaagaaggcttCCTTGATGCGTTAGGCGATGGCAGAGAACCCGATGGAATATTTTCACGTATTGTGCACCGCGACTAA